Part of the Pirellulales bacterium genome, AATGTCCCTGTCCCGGCGCCTGCGCCGTGGGCACCTCGCCGTCGACGACGTACGCTTTGCCCGTCGCTGGCGCGCCTGCCGGCACGGCGGTCGAAGCGTTGCCACCGCCCGCGATGGGCAAGGAGATCGTGATTGACGACCGGCCGGTCGATAGTGCTTCACCGACGTTGGCCAAACCGGTGGTCAGCGATCCGTTCGCGAACCCGTTTGGCGATTGAGCTACTCCTGCTCCGGTTCGCCCGCTTCATCCCGTTTGGGCATTTCGACTTCCTCCTGTTTCGGCATTTCGAAATGCCAGGCTTCCACGGCCTTGTCGGTGGCCACGATCAGCGCCGGCCGGCCCTCGAGTTGGGCCACGGCCAGGCCGCTCGCCGCGGCGCCGTTGTTGAAGTGGTCGATCAAGGTGCCGTCGATGCCCACGATGTGAATCGATCCGTCGGCCGCCGCGATCACCCATTGCCCGATCTCGCCGCCCAGCAAGTTGCCCGACGATACCATCTCCAGCGTGATGTGCTGAGGTACGCCCACGGGCAGCGCGTAGCTCCAAAGCTCTTCGCCCCGCGGCGAAAGACCCACCGCCGCGTCGTACAAGGGCTTGTTCGGCCCAGGCGATTTCACGGCGATGGCGCACCACTCCGAAGTTCCGTCGCCGTCGAGATCGGCCGTGTAAATCAGCCGCACCCCCAATGTGTCAGGCAAAGCGATCGGCGGCCGTTCGCTTCCGTTGGCGTCGATGGGCAACACCGCGCCCTGCCCCACCAACAACTGCCGCTGACCGTGACTGTTGGGCTCGGTGACGGCCAGCCGCAGCACGGTCTCTGCGGCGGTACGGTTCCACCAGAGGCGCTCTCCATCCAAGGCGACGCAGTGGACGCCTACCCACCGGAGATAGCCGACGAGCATCTCAAGCTGGCCGTCGCCCTCCATGTCGGCTAAGAGGGCGTCGGCAATCTCCGGATGGTCGCCGGATTCCGGAAAGCTCAGCAGCCGCTTCCAATCGGCGTCGAACAAATGCACCTGCTGCACGCCGGGTTGCGAGCCGAGGAAATACCGGTTGCCGGCCCCGTCGATCGCCGTTCGCAGGAACGTCACGGCGGCGTCCTTCCGCTCTGGAAGCTCGAGCTCGTGCCTGGCCGAAACTTTTCCGTCGGCGCCGATTTCGGCCACGCTCCGCACGCCGTCGATCACAAACAACCGGTCGCTCTCCGAATCGTCGTGGGCGACGAGCATGTTGCCGGGTTGCTTCAGCTCCGAGCAGTTCCAAAGACGCGTTCGCCGCAGCAGATCCGGCTCGCTGGGCGGCGCGATCTTGCCCATGCCCGACGCCGCCCGCTGCTCTTCTTCGGATTCTTCCGCGTTTTGCCAAGCGAAACCGGAGTAGAACAAGTAATTCGGGGCTTTTTCGGGGGCTTCCAAAACCAGATCGCCGCCCTCCAGCAGCGTCTTGAGGCTCTTGGGCAACGCGGTGTCCTGGTTCGGATATAACCCACTCACATGTTCTTGCAGCGTGCCGTCGGCCCCTAAAATCACCGTGGTCCAGACCATTTGCAGGCCGAACGACCGCTGGGCCGTCTCGAGCGAGACACGGGCGATCGGCAGCGATAAATGGGCCTTGGTGAAGGTGTCTTGCAGTTGCTCGTCGGAAATCTCGTCCGGATCGGTGTTGACGGTCAGGAAGACGATCGCGTCGTTGTCTTGGTAGCGTTTGCGGATTCGCTCGAAGCCGGCCAGATCGTCGTAGTTGAAAGGCAAGTCGTCCCGCTGCCAGAATTTGATGACCACGATCTTGTCGGCCAGCGATTCGCGCGTGATCACCCGGCCGTCGAGCGAGCGCAGCTTGAATCTAGGAATGCGCGAGCCCATGCGCACGGCTTCGAACCGCTTGACCAACTCGGCGCCTTTGGGCACCTGGAACTGAAACCAGGCATCGTCGACCGGCGGATCGAGCCGCGCGCCTTCGATTTCGGCGGTGATCGTCATGTCGGTGATCTCATCCAGGTAGGGTTCGAGGACCCGCCGCCAACCTCCGGACGGGTACTCGACCCGCCGCACCACGAAAGTTTTCTCGTCGACCCACAGTACCGTCGACCCTTCGCGCCGATCGATTCGCACGCGGTAGCAGGTGTCGTCGCCGATCTTTTCAGACGGATCGAGCCGCGGCGCTTCGGCGTTGAACACGAGCGTGGGTAAAGGCTTGGGGTCCAAAAAGAAGGCCAGCGGCACGGAACCGACGATCTTGTTCAGCGCCTTGCCCAGGACCGGATCTTTGTACACCGCGGCGGGCGACAACTCCTCGGGCGCCGCATAGTTGAGCACTTCGCCCGGCGCTTCGTCGATCGTGGCGTAAAAGGTCCGGCCGTCGCAGACAACGTGCGCGTCGTAGGCCCGCATGCGGAGCTTGTTTGGACCGGAAAGAGCGAGCGAGAATTCGCTGCTCTGGCTGACGACCTCGCCGTTCCACCTGAACCGCACCAGCAGTTTGCCGGTGTCCTGATAGCTGTCCGCGTTATGATAGGCCTCGACCACCCGTTCCAGGACCGCTGCCGCGTTGCGAGGCGGTCCGGGGTCTTTCGGTTGAGGCTTGGCTTCGGTGCTGCTACTGCAGCCGCCGGCCAGCAGCGCCGCCAGCGCAAGCGTGCCGGTGGCGGCCAACACGACGGAGCCGGCAACGGCGATGGAATACGCTCGGCTTGAGCGCGGGCCAAATAAACCGGACATGGCGTTTTCCCCCTGCGGATTTTGACAAAACGGCTTCGGTTCTCAAAACCGATTGCGACGTTTGATTCCCTTATCGTAATCGTAGCTTGGCTTTGCGCCAAAGGCCCTGCTTCGGGGTTCGAGGATGCCCCGGCCGCATCGGCACGGTATAATAATTGCCGAAGACACGACTGCGCCGGCAGCCGTTTGCCGGCGCAAACCGAAACCCCCAGTGAGACTAGCCTTGGTTATTCTAGCCGCGGTGGCACAAGTCGTTAGGCAGGTTAAGCGTCTTTCCCGTAGGCATGTGCCCCGCAAGATAAGTTGGTCGGTTGTGGCGGCGGGCCTGCTGTCGGTCATCGGTCTGTCCGTCTGGCTGCACCAGTTTTACGCAATCCGTGCCTTCGGGAAAACAGCGATTGTGCGGCCCGAGCCGGGCGGCACGCTGTTGATCTGCGGGGGCGGCAAGTTGCCCGACGAACTGCGGCGGCGGTTTTATGACCGGGCCGGCGGCGACAACGCACGAATCGTGGTCATACCGGGCCTCTATGTGGGCGACGACGACGAGCTTTCGGCGGCGTTTCTGGAGCCGTGGCAGCGGTTGGGCGTGCGGTCGGTGCAGCTGATCAGCGCCCGCTCGCCGCAGTTGGCCAACGCGGCCGCGATCGTCGGCGTGGTGGCCCGCGCCACGGGCGTGTGGCTGGGCGGCGGCGACCAGGAATGGCTGGCCGCGACCTATTCGGGCACGGACGTCGAGCGCGAGATCAAGCGCGTGCTCCAGCGGGGCGGCGTGGTGGGCGGCAGTTCGGCCGGCGCGGCCGTGATGTCGCCCTTGATGATCGCCGGCGGCCGCTGCGACGCGGTCGAAGCCAGCGGGCTGGGCCTCTGGCCCGACTCGGTGATCGACCAGCATCTTCTCAAGCGTAATCGCTTGAACCGGCTGCTGGGTGTGGTGAATGCGCACCCGGAGGTGATCGGCTTCGGCGTCGACGAGCGAACGGCGTTGGAAGTCAGCTTGCGCAACAATCGGTTGAGCGTGATCGGCGATTCCTACGTCGTGGCCTGCATCCCCAGTGCCCGCGACCGGCTGGCCCGCGTCGAGATTCTCAAGCGTGGCGATGAGACTACGCTGCTGGCCTTGCGCGAGTCGGATCTGGTCATTTCGCCCCGCGACGAATTCGACGAATACCTCGCCGCCGCCGCGGAGTGAGGGGGCGTCGCCACCGCAAAACCAACCGCACTTGAAGTTTGCCGCCGGCGCTGTAGAATAACTACAACAGCGTCAGGATAAACTTGCCCCTATAACGGCTTGCGCGATGGCCACGAATGCTTTTGGAAGCCTGCTCAAAAAACTGCGGCTCGCGAGCGGCGTAACGATGCGTGAATTCTGCCTGAGACACGGACTGGATCCGGGCAACTACAGTCGCTTGGAGCGCGGTTTGTTTCCGGCCCCGCAAAAAGAGGAACTGCTAACGAAGTATGCTGAGGCACTGGGACTGAAGCGCGGCAGTGACGAATGGCTTGAATTCTTTGACGTAGCGGCCGCGTCGCGTGGAGAGCTGCCGCGCGATCTGCTCGGCGACGAAGAATTGGTGGGTAAGCTGCCTGCTTTGTTCAGAACCATTCGAGGCAAGCCCGTCTCGGCAGAGCAATTGGACGCCCTGATCGACCGGATTAGGGAATCGTAATGGGCATTCGGGCACCAATCTATCGGCTCGATGACATTCGGCGAGCCGCCGCACGCTTTCTTGAGGAGCACCATCCAGAAGGTACGGTGCCTGTGCCCATCGAGTGGATCATCGAGCAGCGATTCGGCATGGACATCGTGCCGATGCCCGGCCTCAAGAGGGCATTCGAGATCGATGCTTACATCACGAGCGACCTTGCAGAGATTCGCGTTGACCTCGACGTATACTCATCCTTTGAAACTCGTTACAGGTTCAGCCTGGCGCACGAACTCGCCCATAAGTTGCTTCACGCGGAGGTTTTCTCGCAACTGCGTTTTGAAGGACTCGAAGAATGGAAAAAGGCGCGGGAAGGAATCTCCGAGCGCGAATATCGTTTTATTGAATGGCACGCAAATGCGTTTGCGGGGCTCGTGCTCGTGCCGCCTGATGCGCTCGCAAAGCAGTTTGAAGCCGCCAAGCGACGCTTAACGCAGATTGGTCTTTCGATCGAAGAGGCGACTCCGGCGGCGTGGGATACCCTGCAGTCGTGGGTCGGCGACGCGTTTAACGTGTCTGGTGCGGTAATCGATCGGCGCGGGCGGGACGACGGCCTTTGGGTATCGGAGTAAACCCTTCACTCGCTATACTGCGGTTTTTCCGCGGCACGTTCCTATCTTTGCTAGACTGTTGACGACTATGGCTGAACTTTGCGACATCGGACTGATCGGACTCGCCGTGATGGGCGAGAACCTGGCCCTGAACATCGAGAGCCGCGGCTATCGCGTGGCCGTCTTCAACCGCACCACCAGCGTCGTCGACGACTTCACGGCCGGCCGGGCGAAAGGCAAAAAGTTCGTCGGCTGCCATTCGGTCGAAGAACTGGTCGCCGCACTGGCCCGGCCCCGCAAGGTGTTGCTGATGATCAAGGCCGGGCCGGCCGTCGATGCCGTCATCGAGCAACTCTTGCCGCTGCTGTCGCCGGGCGACGTGCTGATCGACGGCGGCAACACGCACTTCGCCGATACCGAGCGGCGCACGAAGTACGTCGAGTCGAAGGGACTGCTGTTCATCGGCACCGGCGTATCGGGCGGCGAGGAAGGCGCGCTGAAGGGACCCAGCATGATGCCCGGCGGCAGTCCCGATGCCTGGCCGCTGGTCAAGCCGATCTTTCAGGCCATCGCCGCCAAGGTCGGGCCGAACCACGATATTCCCTGCTGCGAATGGGTCGGCCCGCGCGGGGCCGGGCACTACGTGAAAATGGTCCACAATGGCATCGAGTACGGCGACATGCAGTTGATCTGCGAAGCCTACTTCATGCTCAAACAGGCGTTGGGCCTTTCGAACGCCGAGCTTTACGACGTGTTCGCCGAGTGGAACCGCGGCCAACTCGACAGCTATCTCATCGAGATCACGCGCGACATTTTCAGCGTCAAAGACCCGGACGGCAAAGGCGACCTGGTCGACCTCATCCTCGACAAGGCCGGGGCCAAAGGGACGGGCAAGTGGATGAGCCAGTTGGCCCTCGATCTCGGGGTGCCCAGCACGCTCGTGACCGAGGCGGTCTACGCTCGCAGCCTCTCGGCGCTGAAGGACGCCCGCCTGCGGGCCAGCAAGGTGCTGAAAGGTCCCACCGGCAAGTACCAGGGCGACAAGAAAGCGTTCGTCGCAGCCGTCAGGCACGCGCTCTATGCCTCGAAGATATCGAGCTATGCCCAGGGCTTCGTGCAACTGCAGGCGGCGGCGGCCGAGCACGATTGGCCGCTCGACTACGGCAGCATCGCGCTCTTGTGGCGCGGCGGCTGCATCATTCGGGCACGCTTTCTGGAACGCATCAAAGAGGCCTTCGACGCCGATCCGAAGTTGGAAAACCTGTTGCTGGCGCCGTATTTCACCAAGGCGGTCGACGAAGCTCAGGCCGCCTGGCGGCACGTCGTGAGCACCGCCTTCGAGCTCGGCATTCCGGTCCCCGCCTTCTCGACGGCGTTGACCTACTACGACGGCTATCGCACCGCGCGGCTGCCCGCCAACCTGTTGCAGGCCCAGCGCGATTACTTCGGGGCCCACACTTACGAGCGCATCGACAAGCCGGGCACGTTTCACTCCGACTGGATCCGCCTGCGCAAACAGCCATGAACTATCGCATCGGTATCCTCGGCCGCACCGGCCGCGGCGACTACGGTCACGCCACCGACGAGGCCTTCGTCGGACTTCCCAATTGCCAAACGGTCGCCGTCGCCGATGACGACAAGGCCGGCTTGGCCGCCATGGCCAAGAAGCACAACGTGGACCAGGCGTATGCCGATTACCGCGAGCTGCTCGACAAGGCCAGGCCCGACATCGTCGTCATCGGTCAGCGGTGGCTCGACCGGCATCGCGACATGGCGGTGGCCGCGGCCGAGCGCGGCATTCATGTCTACATGGAAAAGCCCTTTTGCCGCACGCTGGCCGAGGCCGACGAGATCGTCACCGCGGGCGAGCGGACGCACGCCAAGCTGGCGTTGGCCCATCCC contains:
- a CDS encoding cyanophycinase, producing the protein MPRKISWSVVAAGLLSVIGLSVWLHQFYAIRAFGKTAIVRPEPGGTLLICGGGKLPDELRRRFYDRAGGDNARIVVIPGLYVGDDDELSAAFLEPWQRLGVRSVQLISARSPQLANAAAIVGVVARATGVWLGGGDQEWLAATYSGTDVEREIKRVLQRGGVVGGSSAGAAVMSPLMIAGGRCDAVEASGLGLWPDSVIDQHLLKRNRLNRLLGVVNAHPEVIGFGVDERTALEVSLRNNRLSVIGDSYVVACIPSARDRLARVEILKRGDETTLLALRESDLVISPRDEFDEYLAAAAE
- a CDS encoding helix-turn-helix transcriptional regulator → MATNAFGSLLKKLRLASGVTMREFCLRHGLDPGNYSRLERGLFPAPQKEELLTKYAEALGLKRGSDEWLEFFDVAAASRGELPRDLLGDEELVGKLPALFRTIRGKPVSAEQLDALIDRIRES
- the gnd gene encoding decarboxylating NADP(+)-dependent phosphogluconate dehydrogenase, with translation MAELCDIGLIGLAVMGENLALNIESRGYRVAVFNRTTSVVDDFTAGRAKGKKFVGCHSVEELVAALARPRKVLLMIKAGPAVDAVIEQLLPLLSPGDVLIDGGNTHFADTERRTKYVESKGLLFIGTGVSGGEEGALKGPSMMPGGSPDAWPLVKPIFQAIAAKVGPNHDIPCCEWVGPRGAGHYVKMVHNGIEYGDMQLICEAYFMLKQALGLSNAELYDVFAEWNRGQLDSYLIEITRDIFSVKDPDGKGDLVDLILDKAGAKGTGKWMSQLALDLGVPSTLVTEAVYARSLSALKDARLRASKVLKGPTGKYQGDKKAFVAAVRHALYASKISSYAQGFVQLQAAAAEHDWPLDYGSIALLWRGGCIIRARFLERIKEAFDADPKLENLLLAPYFTKAVDEAQAAWRHVVSTAFELGIPVPAFSTALTYYDGYRTARLPANLLQAQRDYFGAHTYERIDKPGTFHSDWIRLRKQP
- a CDS encoding redoxin domain-containing protein, which encodes MSGLFGPRSSRAYSIAVAGSVVLAATGTLALAALLAGGCSSSTEAKPQPKDPGPPRNAAAVLERVVEAYHNADSYQDTGKLLVRFRWNGEVVSQSSEFSLALSGPNKLRMRAYDAHVVCDGRTFYATIDEAPGEVLNYAAPEELSPAAVYKDPVLGKALNKIVGSVPLAFFLDPKPLPTLVFNAEAPRLDPSEKIGDDTCYRVRIDRREGSTVLWVDEKTFVVRRVEYPSGGWRRVLEPYLDEITDMTITAEIEGARLDPPVDDAWFQFQVPKGAELVKRFEAVRMGSRIPRFKLRSLDGRVITRESLADKIVVIKFWQRDDLPFNYDDLAGFERIRKRYQDNDAIVFLTVNTDPDEISDEQLQDTFTKAHLSLPIARVSLETAQRSFGLQMVWTTVILGADGTLQEHVSGLYPNQDTALPKSLKTLLEGGDLVLEAPEKAPNYLFYSGFAWQNAEESEEEQRAASGMGKIAPPSEPDLLRRTRLWNCSELKQPGNMLVAHDDSESDRLFVIDGVRSVAEIGADGKVSARHELELPERKDAAVTFLRTAIDGAGNRYFLGSQPGVQQVHLFDADWKRLLSFPESGDHPEIADALLADMEGDGQLEMLVGYLRWVGVHCVALDGERLWWNRTAAETVLRLAVTEPNSHGQRQLLVGQGAVLPIDANGSERPPIALPDTLGVRLIYTADLDGDGTSEWCAIAVKSPGPNKPLYDAAVGLSPRGEELWSYALPVGVPQHITLEMVSSGNLLGGEIGQWVIAAADGSIHIVGIDGTLIDHFNNGAAASGLAVAQLEGRPALIVATDKAVEAWHFEMPKQEEVEMPKRDEAGEPEQE
- a CDS encoding ImmA/IrrE family metallo-endopeptidase: MGIRAPIYRLDDIRRAAARFLEEHHPEGTVPVPIEWIIEQRFGMDIVPMPGLKRAFEIDAYITSDLAEIRVDLDVYSSFETRYRFSLAHELAHKLLHAEVFSQLRFEGLEEWKKAREGISEREYRFIEWHANAFAGLVLVPPDALAKQFEAAKRRLTQIGLSIEEATPAAWDTLQSWVGDAFNVSGAVIDRRGRDDGLWVSE